From Humisphaera borealis, the proteins below share one genomic window:
- a CDS encoding DUF1549 and DUF1553 domain-containing protein, with translation MFDVRRSAFGVRLAAIFTILLSIPVVAASPTAVVLHAGDEAVTSLKLKGSEARHQLLLTGKLPDGSFVDFTRQAKFDVSPAAVAKVDADGLLVATANGTASVTATTPTGQSASLTLTAEQIESQLPINFANSVVPIFTKNSCNSGGCHGKSGGQNGFRLSLLGFEPTEDYEHIVKEARGRRVFPASPEQSLLLTKAVGSTPHGGGKRLEAGTDDYRLIVSWMAQGMPYGKAEDPKVSHIAVHPPRRIMARGGSQQLLVLAHYTDGTVQDVTRSALYEPNVQEMAKVAEDGNVSIAGQPGDVAVMIRYQGKVAVFRATVPLGAEVKDLPPAKNFVDELVFKKLKEIGMPPSPVCDDATFIRRVTIDIAGRLPRPAETSAFLADKDAAKRDKLIDSLLASPDYADYFANKWSALLRNKRTQPNYIRGTYAFHAWVRDSLLENKPYDQFVREIVTASGDIDMNPAVSWYRQVKEPTAQLEDTAQLFMGMRLQCAQCHHHPFEKWSQQDYFSFSAFFSRVGRKAGAIQGEEVIFHKRGEASATNPKTKQSVKPAGLGADPVASAADEDPRMLLADWMTNKRNPFFAKSLANRYWKHFFGRGIVDPEDDMRETNPPTNPELLDALATYFTANGFDMKALIREICRSSTYQLSSQPNAHNGVDKQNFSRYYPKRLNAEVLLDAVDQLTATKTKFNGLPEGTRAVQLPDNSFNAQNYFLTVFGRPDSSSSCECERSTEPSLAQSLHLLNAKDMQDKVSNGRAAKLAQDPRPDEEKIRELYLWAYAREAETAEIAVSTDYIHRLTAADAPPPEVKPEGKPEKPAKPEKKPAKVDTAAKKKQAYEDIIWALINTKEFSFNH, from the coding sequence ATGTTCGACGTTCGACGTTCGGCGTTCGGCGTTCGGCTTGCCGCAATATTCACTATTCTGCTCAGCATTCCGGTCGTCGCAGCGAGCCCGACCGCCGTCGTGCTCCACGCCGGCGACGAAGCCGTCACCTCCCTGAAGCTCAAGGGTTCTGAAGCCCGACATCAGCTCCTGCTCACCGGCAAACTCCCCGACGGCAGTTTCGTGGATTTCACCCGCCAGGCGAAGTTCGACGTTTCGCCCGCGGCGGTCGCCAAAGTGGACGCCGACGGCCTGCTGGTGGCGACGGCCAACGGCACGGCGTCGGTCACCGCGACGACCCCTACCGGCCAGTCGGCGTCACTCACACTCACCGCCGAGCAGATCGAATCACAACTGCCGATTAACTTCGCCAATTCGGTCGTCCCGATCTTCACCAAGAACTCTTGCAACTCCGGCGGGTGCCACGGCAAGAGTGGCGGCCAGAACGGCTTCCGCCTGTCGCTGCTCGGCTTCGAACCGACCGAAGACTACGAGCACATCGTCAAGGAAGCCCGCGGCCGCCGCGTCTTCCCCGCCTCCCCCGAGCAGAGCCTGCTGCTGACCAAGGCCGTCGGCAGCACGCCGCACGGCGGTGGCAAGCGGCTCGAAGCCGGCACTGACGACTACCGCCTGATCGTAAGCTGGATGGCCCAGGGCATGCCCTACGGCAAGGCCGAGGACCCGAAGGTTTCGCACATCGCCGTCCACCCGCCCCGCCGCATCATGGCCCGCGGCGGATCGCAGCAGCTACTGGTGCTCGCCCATTACACCGACGGCACCGTGCAGGATGTCACCCGTTCGGCGTTGTACGAGCCGAATGTGCAGGAGATGGCCAAGGTCGCCGAGGACGGCAACGTCAGCATCGCCGGTCAGCCGGGTGACGTGGCCGTGATGATTCGCTACCAGGGCAAGGTCGCCGTCTTCCGGGCGACCGTACCGCTGGGCGCCGAAGTGAAGGACCTGCCGCCGGCGAAGAACTTCGTCGACGAACTGGTGTTCAAGAAGCTCAAGGAAATCGGCATGCCGCCGTCGCCAGTATGCGACGACGCGACGTTCATTCGCCGGGTGACGATCGACATCGCGGGCCGGCTGCCCAGACCCGCGGAAACATCGGCCTTCCTGGCCGACAAGGACGCCGCCAAGCGCGACAAACTGATCGACAGCCTGCTGGCGAGCCCCGATTACGCCGACTACTTTGCCAACAAGTGGAGCGCCCTGCTCCGCAACAAGCGGACGCAGCCCAATTACATCCGCGGCACTTACGCCTTCCACGCCTGGGTCCGTGACAGCCTGCTGGAAAACAAGCCTTACGATCAGTTCGTCCGCGAGATCGTCACCGCCAGCGGCGACATCGACATGAACCCCGCCGTCAGCTGGTACCGCCAGGTGAAAGAACCGACGGCCCAGCTCGAAGACACGGCACAGCTGTTCATGGGCATGCGGCTGCAGTGTGCCCAGTGCCACCATCACCCGTTCGAAAAGTGGAGCCAGCAGGACTACTTCAGCTTCTCGGCGTTCTTCAGCCGGGTCGGCCGCAAAGCCGGGGCGATTCAAGGGGAAGAAGTCATCTTCCACAAGCGCGGCGAAGCGTCGGCGACCAACCCCAAGACCAAGCAGTCGGTCAAGCCCGCCGGCCTCGGTGCGGATCCCGTCGCCAGCGCCGCCGACGAAGACCCCCGCATGCTGCTGGCCGACTGGATGACCAACAAGCGGAACCCGTTCTTCGCCAAGTCGCTCGCCAACCGTTACTGGAAGCACTTCTTCGGTCGCGGCATTGTCGACCCTGAAGACGACATGCGCGAGACCAACCCGCCCACCAACCCCGAACTACTCGACGCTCTGGCGACCTACTTCACCGCCAACGGCTTCGACATGAAGGCGTTGATCCGGGAGATCTGCCGCAGCAGCACTTATCAGCTCAGCTCACAACCCAACGCCCACAACGGCGTCGACAAGCAGAATTTCAGCCGGTACTACCCCAAGCGGCTGAACGCCGAGGTGCTGCTCGACGCGGTCGACCAGTTGACGGCGACAAAGACGAAGTTCAATGGCCTGCCCGAAGGCACGCGAGCCGTGCAGTTGCCCGACAACAGCTTCAACGCCCAGAACTATTTCCTGACCGTCTTCGGTCGTCCCGACAGCAGCAGCTCGTGTGAGTGCGAACGCTCGACCGAGCCGAGCCTCGCCCAGAGCCTGCATCTGCTCAACGCCAAGGACATGCAGGACAAGGTGTCCAACGGCCGGGCGGCGAAGCTGGCGCAGGACCCACGCCCGGACGAGGAAAAGATCCGCGAGCTGTACCTCTGGGCCTACGCCCGCGAGGCTGAGACCGCCGAGATCGCTGTCAGCACCGACTACATCCACCGCCTGACCGCTGCCGACGCACCGCCACCCGAGGTCAAGCCGGAAGGCAAGCCCGAGAAGCCCGCCAAACCCGAGAAAAAGCCGGCGAAGGTGGATACGGCCGCGAAGAAGAAACAGGCTTACGAGGACATCATCTGGGCGCTGATTAATACGAAGGAGTTCTCGTTCAATCATTGA